The genomic segment TCGAGTGCGGCGTCGCAATCCGCGATGGCCCGGTCCCACTCCCCTCTTCCCATCCGGGCGAACCCGCGGTTCGCGAACGCGGCCGCGCATTTGGGGTCGAGGCGGAGGGCCGCGTCGCAGTCGGCGATGGCCCGGTCCCACTCGGTTTTACCGCCCCAGGCGCCGCTACGATTCGCGTGCGCGTCCGCGCGTTTGGGGTCGAGGCGGAGGGCCGCGTCGCAGTCGGCGATGGTCCTGTCCCACTCACCTTTGACGAGCCACGCGAGGCTGCGGGCCACCAGAGCGGTCGCGCATTTGGGGTCGAGGCGGAGGGCCGCGTCGCAGTCGGCGATGACCCCGTCCCATTCGCCCTTCATGCACCGGGCGCCCGCGCGCCCGGTGCGCGCCTGGGCGCAGTCGGGGGCCAGTTCCAGCGCCGCATCGAAGTCGCTCATGGCGGCGCCCGGTTCCCCCATCGCCAGGAACGCCTCCCCCCGCGCCGTGAGCGCCGGGACGTGCGTCGGGTCGAGCCGGAGCGCTTCGGAGAAGTCGGACGCCCCGCCCGCGATGCCGCCGGCCACCCGGCACCGCCCGCGCTGGACGTAGAGTTCGGCCGGCGTGGGAACGTGTTCCGTGAAGACCGCCACCCCACAGGGGCGGTGCGACCGATCGAGGTCCGTGAGGTCGGGGCGCAGCCGGATCACTTCGTCCAAATCGCGAACCGCTTTTGCCCACTCCTGCTTCGCCGCCCACAGGTCGGCGCGGTTCACCAGCGGCGCGAGGTAACCCGAGTCGAGGCGAATGGCTTCCGTGTAGTCCGCGATGGCACGGTCGGGCTGCGTGCTCGCGCGGACGACGGCGCGGTTAAAAAACACTTTGGCGTCACGGGGGGCGAGGCGGACCGCGGCGTCGAAGTCCTCCAGCGCCTTCGTGAACTCGCCTTTCGCGGCCCGGACCCGGCCGCGGTTCATGAACGCACTGGGCGCGATCGGGTCCATACGAACGGCACGGTCCAGGTCGGCGATCGCTCGATCCCACTCGCGCTTCAGCGCCCAAGCGCCCCCGCGCGCGATGAGCGCCTTGGTGTATGTTGGGTCGGCCTCGACGCTTCGATCGAGGTACGTCAGCGCGAGGTCGCTCTCGTTTCTGAGCAGGCAGAGCACGCCAAAACATTGCAGCGCGGCCGCGTTTCTCGGGTCGAGCCGAAGCGCGTCTTCGAGGTCCGCCAGTGCCCGATCGAACCGGCCGAGGTCCATCCAGGCCCCCGCCCGGCAGCCGAACGCCTCGGAGGTCCGCGCCGCGCAGGCGCTCGCCAACGTCAGGTCCCGAACGGCCCGTGCGGAATCCCCCCGGGCCGACCACACGCGGCTCCGCGCGACGAACAGCGACGCCTCATCGGGGGCGCGCCGAATCGCTTCGTCCAGGCCGGTCAGCGCCCGATCGTATTCACCGAGCCGCGCCCACGCGTCGGCGCGGCTCGCATACAGGCCCATGTTGTTCGGGTCGAGATGAACGGCCCGGTCGTAATCCGCGACGGCCCGTGAACTGTCGCCCATCCGGAGCCACGCCCAGGCGCGGAAGCGAAACGCCTTCGCGTTGCGGGGGTCGAGGCGGGCGGCCGCGTCGAACTCTTTGATGGCTTCGGCGAACCGGCTCTCGGTGAGCAACTGGTCGCCGCGCTCGACAGCGGCCACCGCCCTGAGCGCCGCGTACGGCGACGCGATCGGCCGGGCCAGCGCCACGGGCGCACCGAGTAACACGACCGGAAGGGCGAAGCGGAACACGCGGCCTTCTCCCAAGCGAGGTGCGGACCGCGGCCCTTTACGCCCGCTCGCCCGCTGGTGTCAACGGGAAGTGAGCCGCGCTCAGCCGTACACCTTGCACCCCGGAAGGGCCGCGCGGAGCGCCGCCAGACCGGCGGCCGTGAGTCGCGTGCAGTCAATGAGTTCGAGCGTGGCGAGGGCCGTCAGCTCGTGGAGGTGGACCAGCCCGGCGTCGGTGACGCCGGGGCAGCCGCGCAGGAACAGTTGCCGCAGGCCGGGGAACGCCTTCAGGTGCGCGAGGGCGGCGTCGGTCACGCCGGCGCAGTACGAGAGGTTCAGGTAGCGCAGGCTGGTCAGCCCGGCCAGGGCGCGGATTGCGTCCACGTCGTCTGCGGTGGCCGCGGAGTTGATCGAGAACCGGTACACCTCGCCCGGCGCCAGCCGCAGCCGGGCCGGGGTCGTCGTGACGATCTGCCACTCGGCCTCGGGACGGCCCGCGGGCCGCACGTACCACCGCCCGCGCGCCGACAGGTCCAGCGCCTGCGACACCGGCACCGGCACCGGCAGTTCCGAGCCGCTAATGGACGCGAGTTCTTCTGTCGGCTCGTCGCGCGATGTGCTCTCGGGCACCGGCGCCGACGGACGGCCCGC from the Frigoriglobus tundricola genome contains:
- a CDS encoding tetratricopeptide repeat protein, producing the protein MFRFALPVVLLGAPVALARPIASPYAALRAVAAVERGDQLLTESRFAEAIKEFDAAARLDPRNAKAFRFRAWAWLRMGDSSRAVADYDRAVHLDPNNMGLYASRADAWARLGEYDRALTGLDEAIRRAPDEASLFVARSRVWSARGDSARAVRDLTLASACAARTSEAFGCRAGAWMDLGRFDRALADLEDALRLDPRNAAALQCFGVLCLLRNESDLALTYLDRSVEADPTYTKALIARGGAWALKREWDRAIADLDRAVRMDPIAPSAFMNRGRVRAAKGEFTKALEDFDAAVRLAPRDAKVFFNRAVVRASTQPDRAIADYTEAIRLDSGYLAPLVNRADLWAAKQEWAKAVRDLDEVIRLRPDLTDLDRSHRPCGVAVFTEHVPTPAELYVQRGRCRVAGGIAGGASDFSEALRLDPTHVPALTARGEAFLAMGEPGAAMSDFDAALELAPDCAQARTGRAGARCMKGEWDGVIADCDAALRLDPKCATALVARSLAWLVKGEWDRTIADCDAALRLDPKRADAHANRSGAWGGKTEWDRAIADCDAALRLDPKCAAAFANRGFARMGRGEWDRAIADCDAALENNPALSSVVANRGAARLFRGEWERAAADLDAALAANPNDETGLPFRSLLRAACADPKYRDARQAYADAKRACDRTQWKKGFALAALAAAYAEAGQFDEAVALQKRALEDAAYAKVDYLEPRARLELYAAKKPYRLPGK